Genomic window (Psilocybe cubensis strain MGC-MH-2018 chromosome 1, whole genome shotgun sequence):
AAAACGATATCGACATGCCCCGAGAAAACAGTCTGAGCGACTCTGAGGGCAGGTCACTCACTTCTAACGAGTCAGAAGAGGATGCCTTCGCAATATCGCCAGCATCTGCGAATTACTCTCAACTGCCTGAGGTAGCCTCTCCCTATCGCGCTGACCTATCGCGAATCAAGACACAGTCCAGGAAATCAATACACTCCAAGGTTTCCAAGGCCGTTCCTTCGCCAGCTGTCCATCAAGCGGGCTTTGCGACGATGACACCAAAGGACAAATTCCGGGCAGCAGTGCGCAAGGTCATGGCCATGAGGCGTGGCACGACATTGTTAGGGAACGTCGGAGGCATTGGAGCAGAGCCGGGCATTGACCCTCGTCGTCCCGCTGTGGACGCTGCGTACAGTCATATCAAGGAGCAATGCCAAATTGAGATTATGGACTACTCGGCCATCCGAAACACGACCCGACATATGGATAACGCGCAATTTATTGAGTTCATGGGAGACCTGGATTCGCCCGAGTTACCGCAGAGGGATCCGTGGGTTAAAGTGAGGTGGATTAATATTGGTGGTATTAGCTGGGATGTGATTCGGGCGCTGTCGATCAAGTATAGTGAGTGGCTCCATCAAAGAAAGGGTCCCGAATTTCAAATTTCTGTTTTTCAGATTTGCATCCGCTCGCTTTAGAAGATGTCTTCCACGGCCATTCTCGAAATCGTAGCAAGGCAGACTATTATTCCAAGCACCTCTTTCTTCGTATCCTTTGCCACGAACTtctcgatgatgaagaaaaaagatcTAGGGCGGCATTTACACAATACACCACTGGACCTCGATCGAATTCTCCAGAACCTCTGGAGAGCTATcctgacgaagaagaggaaaaagtGAATATGGACGATTCTGAAGAGCTTAAAAAGCCAACAAGCTCTTTCCCTTCTCGCGCAGCCACGCTTGTTCAACGACGTGGGCAGCCGTCACTTTTGCCGACCAATCGGAACGACTTGAAGGGGGCATACAACACCGGAAAGAGGTCCCCAACAGGAAGTAATCTTTCAACGCTGGTAGCCAGGGAAGGAGCGGTAAGTCCGACAAAACGGTTTTAATCCTACCTCATCTGACCATGTAATAGCTCCAGCTATCTcgagaagaacaaaaacagGATGAAGCAGCGATCGAAGCTCTGAAAAAGGTCCGTTAGTCGTTGTATCAAGGATATAAATCATGACATTAGTTATCGTTTAGGGATCTCGCATCAACGTGGATGTTACGCCTATGTTCTTCTTTTTATTCAGAGATGGTATGAGATAAAAAACTCCCTGAAGGTGCCATGAGTAGAACGGCATTAATTGCTGCTTATTTTCTTAGGCACTATTATCTCGATCCGACCCATCCCCAACCTTTCCCTAACGCAGCCTATATCATTTCGGCTGAAGAGTCGCGATACTGTACTGCGAAAATCGGCAGACCCATCTCTCTTGCTCCATGCTTTGCTTGACCTTAGTAAGTATTTTACCCGCCAGTCTTAGTATACCGACATGTTTACCCTTCTGTAGTCGTCGACAAAGCGGTTCAGGTCATCGAGGCGTATCACGCGAAAATTCACAAGTTCGAAAAGGAGATCCTTTTACGACCGCAAATGAACACTGTTAGAGACTGTATGTCGAGCTCTATTATTTCGTGTAAAACCTTCTCAAACCCGGTAGTGCATATCCTCTCCGGCGATCTCATCCTCCACAAACGCACGCTTGACCCCATCAAAACGCTTATCTACGGGCTGAGACGATACGACGTCGATCGGTGTGCGGCTCTCATCGATAGCTCAGATCCCGCAAACAAGGATGTGAGAGTAGTGGGGTTCATGAGCCATAAGGCTAAGATTTATCTTGTACGCGATAACCTCTCTCACAGTCTCTGTTATGACTCACTATTTTACCTTTTTACTAAGGCTGATGTTTATGACCATATGGACTACATCTTAACTAGCCTGGATATGTTCGCCGGGATTGCCCAAAATTTGATAGATTACACCTTCAACGTAAGTTCTTCATATCGTATGGGCTTTCGTTTGGCTTTTACTAACTGCATATTGTCTCTTCAGATGTCTTCGTATGAGATGAACGAAGTAATGTGTGTCAATTATCCTACCTCTATATTTCAATCGCACTGATTAAAATACTCCTTAGGCGTCGTTTAACCATGGCAACAATCATATTTTTACCTTTGACTGTCCTCACCGGCTACTTCGtatgttcttcttcttgactaCCTGTACAGCTTTGCAGACTTTTAATTGACTTGAATCGGGAACAGGGAATGAACTTTTCAAGTATGTGGTCCGTTGACAAGCACACCGACCTTCTGTCAGTTCCTCTGCTACATGTCGACATGCGCGTAGTTTTGCTAATACATGCGCTAGGTTTTGGGAAATTGCCATACCCATCATGGTTGTTACGCTACCTCTGGCGCTATGGGGAGACCTCAAAAAGTTCTGGCATTATATCCACAAGAGGTCAGCAGCAACAAAAGCGATTAAGGTATGGATAACTATTTCTCCTTTTCGCCAGTTTCTCAAGCCTTCTGATCTGCAGACGATGTAAATCCGGGCGTTGTCGCCCTGCAAAGTCTATAAACCCCTGGTTTGGCTTTCAGTAATATAGGTAATTCACCAACTGGATCAGTTTAACCCACACACATCTCTCTCTTTCGTATCCAATGCCCAAGATTGGCGTTCATTCACGCCGGCACATACACTCCTTCCGCTTTTGTGATGTTTTTAGTATATTTAATGCCTTCATTGTTGCTAGCATCTTCGGGAAAGACGCCTGTGTTGTCACAATAGTCTCTAATACCCTCATCATACCAGTATGTTTCCTTTTATATATACCATGGCACATTCCTTTCATATTCCTTTACTATTTACGACTCCATATCTTTTTGTGTTCCTAGCATTATATGTCAAGGTTATTCGGTACTAGACGACTTCCGGTTTAGCATTTTCCAGTCGGATATTCGAACGTGAGTAATTGGTTTCTACTTCCAGCGCCAAACCCGTTTTACAACAAAATATTGGACATTGCTGGGTAGAGTGAAACTTTCATTATGCATCATGTTTACCCTGGCATATCAATGTCTTGATGATAATTGTGGAGCAAATACACGGGATACTTTTTAGTTGCATTCACTTCATTTATAAAGGTTTACTTCTGTATCGCTTCAGACCTTGAAACCCAAGCGTAGTCCCAGATTTCACTATCAACATAGCCTTTTACTGTTGGAATTCCAGGTAGGACTCAAGAGGTACTCATGATCATGTATTGGTGTCGAGTTTTCACCTCTGACTCATCCGCCTATTTTTAATTCGTTACTGAAGCCCAAAAGTGCTATGGTATACTATTCACCGGGCTCATGAGTCCGCCTTGCGCTGATCTCAGACTGTTTTAACTCTGTACAGCGTAACTAAGGGCTATACAGGCTCACTGATCATCTCTAACAACGTCTTATATATGATTTTATTTTCGTTGTGATCATCGTCGTTTCCTCAACGCTCCGCTAATGACGGGAACAGGCATCACAGAACTAGACAAAGCTTAGAGGTCTAAGTACGTTACCAATCACCAACCTATGGACTGTATGCTGAGTCGCTGATGCATATCAAGTTATGATTTATTCCAGTTTCGTAAGTTAGCACTCTAGCATTACTCGCAGTGCGCAACAGCGCGTTAATTTTCTAGAGGCTGTTCCTGAAGTCTCGCTAACCGACTAGGGTGAGAGAATTGCTGCAGGCGTCGCCAATGTTAACGCAGAAAACGTCTTGCTGTGCCCGCACGACTGCGCTGTAGCGACCTGTAATCTCGGCAATCAAGCCGAAGCTTATGTACATATCTGCTTTAATGGGAATTAATTTCCAAACTTGGACTGCGGATGATGTCGGAGGGAGCAAAAAGGACTCAGAAAGTGCCAGATTGATTGCTTTCAGGGTTGCTACAGCGTACGATGTTGCTGATCCTGTCAATGTTGCGTATCCGACGACCCCATGAAACGCCACCCATCTTTGAGCGCCCCCAGATGGGCGCTTTAATGCAACCCGATGAACAATATTTGTACATACGATACCCACTACTGCGGTGACCGTGATTTCACCACCGAGCGTAGCTGCAGGTCTGCTGGCTCAACAGCACGAGACTCGATAGCCAACGATGATTAGCTTgttctttcttcaatttcgagCGTTGGTTTGGAAGAATTGGATCGTGTTATCAAAACACCCTTTCGTACGTCGCctattttgatattttgacGCTTTGAGACTGACCGAAGCATAGTCCACTCTTCTAAGATGTCTCATTCTGCCTGTCTGCTATGGATTATTCCTATCATTCGCTCAATTCTTTCTTCATAGATTAAACAACGTGCGCCACTTTTTCTCATCCCTCCTAATACTCCACTCATAACGAATAGTATGGACTGGGAACTAGCATATCTATTCCCTCATTTGATACCCATTTCGACGGGACAATGCCTTTGTACTGGGTAGACAACACAAGTGCTTTCACGAACCCTTCACCGAAAAGCATCATGGCCAGACTGACGTCCAACTTTACACCTTCTCAACTGAGCGCTGTGCACAAAGTCGATACCATGGCGGATATTGTGGCTAGTTGCCGCCAAAATTTCAATGGACTTTCAGCATGCTACGCCGGAGTCAGCTTTAACGATGTCTCGATATCTCACTTTCAATCCAATCCTCTCAATTATACAATTGTGGCTGATGCAGGATTGATCCACATCGATGTTGAACATCACACCGGAGACATTGAGAACCGTATTCTACCTCTTCAGTGGGCAATTGACAAGGCAAGTATTTGCATCTTATGTTACCTGAAATCACTAGACATGGAAGCTAGGCAATCATCGAGCTCAGGACCGATCAAACACAACAGACGCCTCTTCAATGGCCGTACACCATGCAATCTAATAAGGACCAAACAAGGCTTATTCGGCTTAGTTATACTAGAGGGATCCGGGAAATAATTGTGCTAGCTTTGTCAGTATATGCCATACTGGTTCGCTCAATCTGGCTCACTTTGTTTCCTAGCTTTCTTGCGTTCTCTGCCATCTCGTACCAAATTCCGGGTTCTGTAGCAAATGAACGTGCCTTACTTATTACCGGGCACATGAAGGCAATGGGACTCTATGACTCCGCACGAATACTGTGGGTTATTTAGCCTTCCTCCTATGCTCTTATCCTTACATTCTAGGTAAAAAGTTCATGGCACGTCGGTATCTCGATCACCTACCTTCCTGGCTGGATTATCGTCGGATTATTGTGGAAGTTCCGGATCTTCGTCGAAACAAGCGCCTTTTTAATCGTGTTTGTACACGTCCTTCTTGGGCTAGTTTTAGCAAGCTGGTCGCTCTTCGTAGCAGCGCCGTTTGGGACAAGTCCGCAGCTCGCCGCTGTTGTGACCACCTTCTTGAGCGTTGCCGTCGCGGTGATTGGCCAAACGCTCAACACCGCTCGACCATTGGTTACTATACTATACTCCGCTTTGTTCCCTCCTTCCTTCTACATTTTTGCTATGAAAGCCATTTGTGGGTACGAAAATAACCAGCTCGCAACCAATCCATTTAAGGGCGATCCGGACAGGAATATCACTCTTTTCCCATTCATTTTTGTCGCGATTGTAAGTCGAGATATTCTTTGCTTGCTTTTCAACACCTAAACACAACCACAGCTCAATATATTCGTTTGGCCGTGCCTCGCCGTCCGCCTTGAAAGGAAGCTGTACGAGACAATATCCCCTAAAACAACTGCAAAAAAGCAAGAGGATGGATTGGATTATATACCTCCCAACGTCGCTATATCCATTCGCAATTTGACCAAGGTTTACTCCTCGTCTGTTTTTGCGTCCACGGGGGATGTCACTGCAGTTTCAAACCTCAGTCTGGACATTCCCAAGACCGGAATATTTGTACTGCTAGGGTCAAATGGGTAGGTTTAGTCACCAGTTTGATTCATGGTACTTCACTCAACTATATTTTAGCGCTGGCAAGTCGACGACGTTATCCATCCTGGCCGGACTCTCCAGCATCACAGAAGGAACGGTGACCTTTGAAGGCGGGTTCAAACGGCCTCCTCGCGGTACCATGGGAATTGTTCCTCAGAAAAACGTGCTCTTCGATGAGTTGACGTGTTTGCAGACACTAGAGGTGTGGAGAGCAGTCAAGTGGTCTCACAACACGGACGAACACGAAGACCTGGAACAACTGTTGATCGACTGCGATTTGGAGAAGAAAATCCATGCCAATGCGGCGACCCTGTCTGGCGGTCAGAAACGCAAGCTTCAGCTTGCTATTGGGCTTCTTGGTGGATCTAAAGGTATGTTGCGGTAAACCCGGCGCATAATTTGGCACAACTCTGATGTCATGTTGTAATAGTGGTCCTTGTGGACGAATGCACGTCTGGAGTTGACCCCCTGAGCCGTCGAGCTCTGTGGAAAATCCTCACGGCATTCCACGAAGATCGGAGTATCGTGTTTACAACCCATGTGCGTATTTATTGTAAGGAGTAGGAGTTGTTGTTTGACGACAGGTTTTACAGTTTCTTGATGAAGCCGACTTACTGGCGGATCAAATTGCCATACTTGCAGCTCCAGGAAAGGTCGTTGCATCGGGGACGCCAGTTTCATTAAAACGCGATTTTGGCGATGGATACTCGGTGCAGGTCTCATTCAAATCGCAGATGAGTCCTTTGGTTTCGGAATTTGAATTACTGGAGGGCATCAAACAAATCTGTCCTCAAACTTACATCACATCGCCATCTTCCTCGCAAAAATGTTACCACCTCAGAACGAGAGATAATACATTGATAGGTCAAGTGCTCGAATTCCTGGATACCCATGTGAACAACAGACAGATAGAATCATACGATCTTCTGGGAACCACGATTGAAGACGTTTTCTTGGATGTCATGAGCGAAAACGATGCAAACAAGAAAGGTTCATTCGACGGAACTACATCATCGATATATGCCCCAGAAGATCTCTCACCCGACACTCCTCTTCTCGAAAAACTTCCAGGCGGTATCGGTTTAACGAATGGAAGGTCGGTTTCACCATTCCGACAGGCATTCACAGTTTTTCATAAACGCGCATTAATCGCGAAGCGGGCTTGGATGACACCTTTCCTAGCCATCTTTATCACAGTCATAGGCGCATGTGTCCCGCTCACATTCATCAAAGGGAAAGACCAATCGTGTACCGTACCATCAAAGGATGTCACATCGATCCCTCTCTACTTGCCAAAATCGACTCCGCTTCTTAGTGCTACACTTCCCACACCCGCCCGTGTTGTTTCGTCGCCGCCTAACATCATCGAATCTCTGGGGCAAATGCCCCTCTTCATGTTGGATATCATTAATGTCCCGGACAACGCGTCTTTTGTTGGGATGATCACCAGCAATCATACAAATATCACATCGGGTGGTGTTTCCGTAGACCAGGCAACCGGGGCATCGTTGGTAGCTTGGGAAGCCACTTCGCCTGGCATTCGAGGGCCATCCATGTTGAATCTAGCAACAAATGTTTTGTTCAACCGTGCCCGAAAGTTGACGGGCAGTGCGAATGCGGTTCCAAATAATATCTATGCCAACTATGCGACTTTCCCGAAGGTTGCTGCTGCCACTCTGGTTTACTTGAAATGGATATTCTTCTTTGGTGCTGTCATGGTATGTTGTACATCGGCCGATCTTAAATCATTGTGGGCCTTATGAACCATCGTATTTCTTACAGGCCGTATATCCTGCATTTTTTGCACTCTATGTATCGAAAGAACGCCGCTCGTCTGTACAAGCGATGCAACTTTCAAATGGTCTTACGAATCCCGTTGGGATGTGGTTAGGACATCTCATGTTCGATCTCATTGCAGCTGTGCTCCTTTCCACTATAATTATCATAGTTTTTGCGTCTTTTTCTGAGCAATTTCATGGTCTTGGACTATTGGTATGTTATCTCCCCTATTCTATCAGGTGTACTCATCTTAGCACAATAATAGTGGGTCGTTTTCCTGCTGTACGGGATCAGTGGCACCCTGTTCGCATATGCACTGTCCTTGATGGTTGATTCGGCCCTTGCAGCATTTGCTATTGTAGCATGTTATCAGTTTATCACTTTTGTGGTAGGTACCCAAACTACCTATGTTGAAGCCCAATTTTAAACGAGCACCCTAAAGCTTTATTTGTCCTCATACCTCGCCGTGTTTACCTTTGGAAAAATCACAGAGTCAACCCGTCTGATCACCATCATCCACTTTACTATATCAATTGTGTCTCCAGTCACAAGTGTAGTATGTTCTACTTCCCTCTATCTGTCGCATCATTCACTGACATTCTCGTTTGCGTAGATTCGTGCAACTTTAGTCTCTACAAATTTATTCTCCCTTCTATGTGATTCCGGAACGCAGAATGTTACTACAGCTTCATTGTTTTCTATCACACGATTTGGCGGGCCGATTCTCTATCTAATAATATACGCCTTTGTTTCGCTCGGCGTTCTGATATATGTCGATTCAGGCTCAAAGGTCCGCCACTCAAGACATAGGAAGAAGTACCTTTTAGGTACTGGTTCCGACACGCTCCCTGGCGCAGACGTTGTTGCGGCTGCAGAAGCGGTTGCAACGTCTGACGACCTCCTCCGTGTCATCAACCTGTCCAAATCGTACCATGGCAAACGAGTGACGGACGATGTCAGCTTGGGTGTCCCAAGAGACTCTATCTTTGCACTTTTGGGTCCTAATGGAGCTGGAAAGACGACCACATTCAACATAATCCGTGAGTGAATGTGGCACTTTGACTCCCACCTTCGTTCTTATCATTTATGTTCTGGCCAGGCGGCGATGTCTACCCAGATTGCGGGGATGTTATTATTAACGGAGCCTCAATTGTCAGCGATCCACGTGGTGCTCGGGCTTCATTGGGTGTCTGCCCACAGTTTACCGCCATCGACTCTCAGCTTACTGTACGGGAGCATCTTATGATATATGGGCGCTTCAAGGGCCTAAAGAGGGGAGCGGAGCTCAATCATAATATCAACATGATTCTGAAATCCACTTCCCTGACCATCTACTCTGATAGGCTCGCAAGCAATCTGTCAGGAGGAAATCAGAGAAAATTGGCGCTCGCCATTGCGCTAATGGGAAACCCCTCTGTCATTCTCATCGATGAATTTTCAACAGGAGTGGATCCAAAAATGAAACGTGATATGTGGAATACGTTGCGAAGGGTGTCAATAGGCAAAGCCATTATCATCACAACTCGTACGTCCTACAATTTGATCCTTTTTCCGGAGTGATATTTATCATTTGTCTTAAAAGACTCCATGGAGGAAGCATCTGCGCTGGCCAATACCGTTGGGATATTGGCTAAGCGAATGCTGGGTTAGTCTCTAGACCTTACCCTTTGCTATTGGGTGGTACTCACAAAGTATAAACAGCTATCGGTACAATTGAAGACTTAGCCAGTCGTTATGGAGCTTACGAAGTCCACTTCTCGTGCCGATCACGACAGGACGTTATTAGAGCTCGTCAGATGATGTCGCGCATTCCTGGATCCAAAAAGTCCAACGACGTTGCTACTCGATTCGAAGTTCCCGTCAATGGGGAATTCTCACTGGCACAACTATTCACCATTCTGGCTAGCGAGGGAGATTTCATGGAATACACTGTGGAACGAGCGTCATTGGAAAGCATCTTTTTGAAAGTTGTTCGAGGCGCTGAACAGAAAGAAAGCCTGTTTCAGTTCAACATTCCAAGTAACGCCCGTGCTTTTACTCCTCTCAGACGGACAGCATCCCAATAATTCTTATAATTATACCATCAATCTAATCTATGTAATGATCTTCACGTCAGGTCTAATCACATTGTAACGACCAATTTACTTGTCTTATTTATAGTATTGTGTCCATATAGAAGCCAGGCACCTCGCCGTCAGTTCTCCGAATCTTTTCTCTTGTGGACAACTCCCTTCAACTCTCTGCGCTGGATAAAAGGTTAGATGAAAGGTTCAGCagcggaagaagaagataaaTTCAATTATAAGAGTTGCCGCCTTCTGAAACCTCCATACCGTTGCTGTGCCGTCGGTTTCACCCCTAAGTGTATGTCAGTATCCTCATCTAAAAATGCGACAAAAAATTTCCCAGCGACTTCCGTACCCATCATGACTTTTACTGGCACTCTTCAGGACAGATGGGGCATGTCAGATTTTACAAGCTGTTGTAGCTATTTTGTATAAGATATCAGTCAAAAGTCCTCTCCATCAGCAGATCATACCACAGATGTCGCAGGTGACACGGCCCAGAGTGTTCTAATGCTGTGGCCTGACCTCAAACGGAAGAGTGTACATGCTGTCCGTTGTAATTTCAGCCACTCTTCAACGGCATATATACATGGTTTCAAATTCAGTGACAACTTTAGGAGGGTGCTACTGGTTATACAATAGCTTTCCTTCATCCCGTCGCTACTAGAAATGGCACCATTAGGAGAAGGACCCAGCTCAGCACTTGATAGCACATTTGGTGCTATGTTGATCGGAGGTGAGCTCAATAGACGTGTTATTTCCTCATAATTCGGAAACCACCTTTACACAAACCACTATACTAGTTTTCTTTGCCATCTTTTTCCAAGGGGTTTTATCATTCCAGGCTTGGAACTACTATGAAAATTTTCCAAATGATCCACTGAAATTTAAACTTCTGGTGGGTGTATGATCCAAGGCCCAACTCAGGCCATCCATAATTCCTGTTTCCTGACACGAAAATTATATTCAGGTGTCGGTAGCATGGTATTCCAAATTGAATAATTCCCATGTGTCAAACCAACTAATAAATATTCAGGGGGCTAGATACGATACATACCGTTATAATTTGCCAGTTTATGTATCATTATTTGGTCACAAACTGGGGCTTCCAGGCTGCACTTGTCGATGCCACTACGGAACTAATCATTCACATTCTTTTGGTTGGGATGTCGTGCTTCGTGTGCCAAGTCTATTTTATGCATAGGTGAGTTTGATGCTTATTTTACA
Coding sequences:
- a CDS encoding Cobalt/magnesium transport protein CorA gives rise to the protein MPRENSLSDSEGRSLTSNESEEDAFAISPASANYSQLPEVASPYRADLSRIKTQSRKSIHSKVSKAVPSPAVHQAGFATMTPKDKFRAAVRKVMAMRRGTTLLGNVGGIGAEPGIDPRRPAVDAAYSHIKEQCQIEIMDYSAIRNTTRHMDNAQFIEFMGDLDSPELPQRDPWVKVRWINIGGISWDVIRALSIKYNLHPLALEDVFHGHSRNRSKADYYSKHLFLRILCHELLDDEEKRSRAAFTQYTTGPRSNSPEPLESYPDEEEEKVNMDDSEELKKPTSSFPSRAATLVQRRGQPSLLPTNRNDLKGAYNTGKRSPTGSNLSTLVAREGALQLSREEQKQDEAAIEALKKGSRINVDVTPMFFFLFRDGTIISIRPIPNLSLTQPISFRLKSRDTVLRKSADPSLLLHALLDLIVDKAVQVIEAYHAKIHKFEKEILLRPQMNTVRDLHILSGDLILHKRTLDPIKTLIYGLRRYDVDRCAALIDSSDPANKDVRVVGFMSHKAKIYLADVYDHMDYILTSLDMFAGIAQNLIDYTFNMSSYEMNEVMRRLTMATIIFLPLTVLTGYFGMNFSSMWSVDKHTDLLFWEIAIPIMVVTLPLALWGDLKKFWHYIHKRSAATKAIKTM
- a CDS encoding ABC transporter A family member 6; its protein translation is MARLTSNFTPSQLSAVHKVDTMADIVASCRQNFNGLSACYAGVSFNDVSISHFQSNPLNYTIVADAGLIHIDVEHHTGDIENRILPLQWAIDKAIIELRTDQTQQTPLQWPYTMQSNKDQTRLIRLSYTRGIREIIVLAFFLAFSAISYQIPGSVANERALLITGHMKAMGLYDSARILSWHVGISITYLPGWIIVGLLWKFRIFVETSAFLIVFVHVLLGLVLASWSLFVAAPFGTSPQLAAVVTTFLSVAVAVIGQTLNTARPLVTILYSALFPPSFYIFAMKAICGYENNQLATNPFKGDPDRNITLFPFIFVAILNIFVWPCLAVRLERKLYETISPKTTAKKQEDGLDYIPPNVAISIRNLTKVYSSSVFASTGDVTAVSNLSLDIPKTGIFVLLGSNGAGKSTTLSILAGLSSITEGTVTFEGGFKRPPRGTMGIVPQKNVLFDELTCLQTLEVWRAVKWSHNTDEHEDLEQLLIDCDLEKKIHANAATLSGGQKRKLQLAIGLLGGSKVVLVDECTSGVDPLSRRALWKILTAFHEDRSIVFTTHFLDEADLLADQIAILAAPGKVVASGTPVSLKRDFGDGYSVQVSFKSQMSPLVSEFELLEGIKQICPQTYITSPSSSQKCYHLRTRDNTLIGQVLEFLDTHVNNRQIESYDLLGTTIEDVFLDVMSENDANKKGSFDGTTSSIYAPEDLSPDTPLLEKLPGGIGLTNGRSVSPFRQAFTVFHKRALIAKRAWMTPFLAIFITVIGACVPLTFIKGKDQSCTVPSKDVTSIPLYLPKSTPLLSATLPTPARVVSSPPNIIESLGQMPLFMLDIINVPDNASFVGMITSNHTNITSGGVSVDQATGASLVAWEATSPGIRGPSMLNLATNVLFNRARKLTGSANAVPNNIYANYATFPKVAAATLVYLKWIFFFGAVMAVYPAFFALYVSKERRSSVQAMQLSNGLTNPVGMWLGHLMFDLIAAVLLSTIIIIVFASFSEQFHGLGLLWVVFLLYGISGTLFAYALSLMVDSALAAFAIVACYQFITFVLYLSSYLAVFTFGKITESTRLITIIHFTISIVSPVTSVVFSTNLFSLLCDSGTQNVTTASLFSITRFGGPILYLIIYAFVSLGVLIYVDSGSKVRHSRHRKKYLLGTGSDTLPGADVVAAAEAVATSDDLLRVINLSKSYHGKRVTDDVSLGVPRDSIFALLGPNGAGKTTTFNIIRGDVYPDCGDVIINGASIVSDPRGARASLGVCPQFTAIDSQLTVREHLMIYGRFKGLKRGAELNHNINMILKSTSLTIYSDRLASNLSGGNQRKLALAIALMGNPSVILIDEFSTGVDPKMKRDMWNTLRRVSIGKAIIITTHSMEEASALANTVGILAKRMLAIGTIEDLASRYGAYEVHFSCRSRQDVIRARQMMSRIPGSKKSNDVATRFEVPVNGEFSLAQLFTILASEGDFMEYTVERASLESIFLKVVRGAEQKESLFQFNIPSNARAFTPLRRTASQ